AGAATTTACGGATGCAGGAGATCGCGATGGAGAATAAACTGCCAATTATCTATCTCGTGGATAGTGCAGGAGTTTTTCTGCCTATGCAGGATGAGATATTTCCCGATAAAGAACATTTTGGGCGCATCTTCAGAAACAATGCAAGAATGAGTGCCATGGGTATTACCCAGATCGCTGCTGTGATGGGTGCATGTGTGGCCGGTGGTGCTTATTTACCGATCATGAGTGATGAAACATTAATGGTAGAAGGAAATGGCAGTATTTTTCTGGCAGGTGCTTATCTGGTGAAAGCAGCGATCGGTGAAGACATCGATAATGAAACATTGGGTGGCGCTGTAACACACACAGAGATCAGCGGTATTGCAGATTATAAGTTTAAGACGGAACAGGATTGTCTCGATCATATCAAAAAGATCATGAACAAATTGGGTGCCTCCGGAAATGCAGGTTTCGACAGGATCCAGCCCGTAGCTCCTAAAAAAGATCCAAAAGAATTGTATGGTATTATTCCTGAAGGAAATCTAAAGCCATATGATATGTTGGATATCATTGAAAGAATGGTCGATAATAGTGAGTTCGATCAGTTCAAACAAGATTATGGAAAAACCATTCTGTGTGGCTATGCCCGTATTGAAGGATGGGCTGTGGGAATTGTAGCCAATCAGCGTCTCATCTGTAAGAATAAAAAAGGTGAAATGCAGATCGGTGGTGTGATCTATAACGATAGTGCTGATAAAGCTGCCAGATTTATTCTCAATTGTAACCAGAAAAAAATTCCGCTGGTTTTTTTACAGGATGTGACCGGCTTTATGGTTGGTAGCAGAAGTGAGCACAGCGGTATCATCAAAGATGGTGCGAAATTGGTGAATGCGGTTGCCAACTCCATTGTTCCAAAGATCACGATCATTGTTGGCAATAGCTATGGTGCAGGTAATTATGCTATGTGTGGCAAAGCCTATGATCCTCGATTTATTTATGCATGGCCATCAGCAAAAATTGCTGTGATGGGTGGTGATCAGGCTGCAAAAACATTGGCTCAAATTCAGGTCGCATCAATGAAAGCCCAAGGAAAAGAAGTCGATAAAGAACAAGAACAAGCTTTATTAAAAGAGATCAAAGGCCGATATGAAAGACAAACCACTCCCTATTATGCAGCTGCCAGATTATGGGTGGATGGAATCATTGATCCAACTGAAACAAGGAAAGTGATCGCAGAAGGATTGCATGCCGCCAATCATAACCCGGATCTCGATATTTTGCGTACTGGTGTGTTTCAGGTCTGATCTGTTTTGAAATTATGGTCAGTGGTAAGTCATCATATGACTGAATCATTTTACTTTGCTGTTCAATCATTTCATATGACTTATCCTATTTATACCGTTGATGCATTTACGGATCACGTTTTTGGAGGTAACCCCGCAGCTGTTTGTCCACTTACTGCATGGTTACCTACCGAAACCATGCAACAATTAGCGAATGAGAATAACCTTTCAGAGACCGCTTTTTTTGTTCAGCGAGAAGATGGTGACTATGACATTCGATGGTTTACACCGGAACTAGAGATCGATCTTGCGGGTCACCCTACCCTTGCTACAGCATATGTTCTTTTCAATGAACTTGGCTATGCGCAAGACACCATTCGTTTTCACAGCAAAAGTGGATTGCTGACAGTCACGAAGAATGGCGATCTGATGGAAATGAATTTTCCGGCTCGTATGCCTCAACCTTGTGAAATTCCAGCACACTTATTGGAAGGTTTTAGTATTCGTCCACAACAAGTATTACGTTCCCGAGATTATTTTTTGATCTATGAATCTCAAGAAGAGATCGAAAAAGTAATTCCTGATTTTGTTCAGTTGAACCAAGTGGAAACATTAGGTATCATTATTACGGCCAAAGGAAACAATGCCGATTTTGTCTCTCGTTTCTTTGTTCCGAATTCTGTGATCGGAGAAGATCCTGTTACAGGCTCAGCTCATGCTACTCTCATTCCCTATTGGGCAAAGGAATTGAATAAAACAAGTATGAAAGCCGAGCAATTATCCAAACGACGTGGCGATCTTTGGTGTGGTATCAATGGTGACAGAGTAACCATTGCCGGTAAAGCTGTTTTATATATGAAAGGTGCATACAAATTGGCATGAGTACATCCAGCGGACATCAACTGATCATTTATACCGATGGCTCATCAAGGGGAAACCCTGGCCCCGGCGGGTATGGTATTGTGCTAATGTGGGGTGATAAAAGAAAGGAATTATCAGCCGGTTATCGTCATACCACCAACAACCGCATGGAATTACTTGCGGTGATCGTTGCTTTGGAATCATTGACCAAGAGAAATATTGCGGTCACGATCTATACAGACAGTCAGTATATCGTAAATACGGTAGAGAAAAAATGGCTGGACAATTGGATACGGACTGATTTCAAAGGTGGTAAAAAGAATAAAGACCTTTGGCTGCGATATAAAGCAATCGCTAATCATTTTCAAATCCGGTTTGTGTGGGTAAAAGGACATGCCAATAATCCTTGGAACAATCGATGTGATGAATTGGCCACAACTGCTGCAGATGGAACTGATCTTTTAGTGGATGAGGTTTTCGAGAAAGAAGTTTTAAATAATTGATGTGTCTGTCATGTATCAACCTCAAATCAAAAATCGTATTTAAAAGACTTCAAATTGAACCATTGTTTAAGCTCCTGGAGTGGTGGTAAGGATAGTTGTTTTGCGCTAATGAAAGCCATTGAACTGGGCTATACACCTCAAGTACTCCTCAATGTCATGAATGAAAATGGAAAAATTTCCAGAAGTCATGGTATACCCGAATCTATTCTACAAGCACAAGCTAGTGCTGCGCAGTTACCCATACATCTGATCAGTAGTAGCTGGCAGGAGTATGAGCAACATTTTTCATCTGCTTTAAAACAGCTCAAGTCAAATTATCACGTGACGCATGCTGTATTTGGAGATATTGACCTTCAAGCGCATCGAGATTGGGAGGAAAAAGTTTGTACCGGTGCCGGACTCGTTGCACTTCTCCCCTTATGGCAGCAAGATAGAAGATCATTGGTTGAAGAAATGTTAGCTAGTGGTATTCAAACCATGATCGTAAGTTGTAATGAAGTAATGGGTCCATCTTTCATCGGAAAAACCCTGACTCCAAGTTTGATCAATGAATTAGAAGCATTGGGTGTAGATGCTTGTGGCGAAAATGGCGAATTTCATACTTTGGTGTATGACTGTCCATTGTTCAAGG
Above is a genomic segment from Sediminibacterium sp. KACHI17 containing:
- a CDS encoding diphthine--ammonia ligase, with amino-acid sequence MNHCLSSWSGGKDSCFALMKAIELGYTPQVLLNVMNENGKISRSHGIPESILQAQASAAQLPIHLISSSWQEYEQHFSSALKQLKSNYHVTHAVFGDIDLQAHRDWEEKVCTGAGLVALLPLWQQDRRSLVEEMLASGIQTMIVSCNEVMGPSFIGKTLTPSLINELEALGVDACGENGEFHTLVYDCPLFKEPLHVEVKQALQHNQYYFSELILRK
- the rnhA gene encoding ribonuclease HI, which produces MSTSSGHQLIIYTDGSSRGNPGPGGYGIVLMWGDKRKELSAGYRHTTNNRMELLAVIVALESLTKRNIAVTIYTDSQYIVNTVEKKWLDNWIRTDFKGGKKNKDLWLRYKAIANHFQIRFVWVKGHANNPWNNRCDELATTAADGTDLLVDEVFEKEVLNN
- a CDS encoding PhzF family phenazine biosynthesis protein, whose amino-acid sequence is MTYPIYTVDAFTDHVFGGNPAAVCPLTAWLPTETMQQLANENNLSETAFFVQREDGDYDIRWFTPELEIDLAGHPTLATAYVLFNELGYAQDTIRFHSKSGLLTVTKNGDLMEMNFPARMPQPCEIPAHLLEGFSIRPQQVLRSRDYFLIYESQEEIEKVIPDFVQLNQVETLGIIITAKGNNADFVSRFFVPNSVIGEDPVTGSAHATLIPYWAKELNKTSMKAEQLSKRRGDLWCGINGDRVTIAGKAVLYMKGAYKLA
- a CDS encoding carboxyl transferase domain-containing protein encodes the protein MTDMAFNRNEDWMKLMLSQVEQHFEKIKLGGGKKSIEKQRERNKLTARERIDYLCDKDKPFVEIGGFAGFDMYEAEGGCPSAGTVAGIGYVSGRQAVIVANDQTVKAGAWFPITGKKNLRMQEIAMENKLPIIYLVDSAGVFLPMQDEIFPDKEHFGRIFRNNARMSAMGITQIAAVMGACVAGGAYLPIMSDETLMVEGNGSIFLAGAYLVKAAIGEDIDNETLGGAVTHTEISGIADYKFKTEQDCLDHIKKIMNKLGASGNAGFDRIQPVAPKKDPKELYGIIPEGNLKPYDMLDIIERMVDNSEFDQFKQDYGKTILCGYARIEGWAVGIVANQRLICKNKKGEMQIGGVIYNDSADKAARFILNCNQKKIPLVFLQDVTGFMVGSRSEHSGIIKDGAKLVNAVANSIVPKITIIVGNSYGAGNYAMCGKAYDPRFIYAWPSAKIAVMGGDQAAKTLAQIQVASMKAQGKEVDKEQEQALLKEIKGRYERQTTPYYAAARLWVDGIIDPTETRKVIAEGLHAANHNPDLDILRTGVFQV